Proteins encoded in a region of the Streptomyces sp. NBC_00310 genome:
- a CDS encoding M20/M25/M40 family metallo-hydrolase, translated as MTTRLDRPVTGGARSGASPLGTRNTTGEGTAEKHTVRKQTIEKQTIEKQTAGEASAQPGATATGNATALANPSATAPVSGIASATAPGTASAPGTATAPASATAPGTASAPAIATTTTPPTTTTPPTTTTPPTTTTPPTTSAPQDSPVSVSSRPVVRSVRPLYVVKAGSATLDRGGIHKELADLVARGARVLLVAGGATGIERHYEAIGRPMPHLRLANGDSVRYCPPEEMTHLVDAYERVTLPAVERELRALGLRVFTSVAARGGLVTGRANRPLKAVSGEGRTLVVRDHRAGVPTDVDVDGLTALLEAYDVVCLSPPVADPAGGAPLNVDADVLAAVLTGALGADHLRLVTGTAGLLTDPAVPGSTLYDAYPGEGAKYAGGRMRQKVRAAEIAMKDSGADVAITGPHTMSEPSGWTRFWRTKEPAADLGLLTRIACVPSVSRDEAELAAYLAEWCRERGIDAHVDEAGNLVATRGDGPRRLLLLGHLDTVPHHWPAEWRDGELWARGSVDAKGCLANFLEVLAHADIPEDAQLCVVGAVEEEISSSKGAFHVRDRYPADAVVIGEPSGSGTLTLGYFGLFKLRVTASVASGHSAGMDAVSAPDHLIDVLGRIRASVLAQAPDALSAVIDVRVENGRERGTATGILNFRVPPKADVEAIEAAALGHADDDVRVEVLRATPGHAGGRSSALVKVFTRAFAQAGIRPRFVVKKGTSDMNTLATTWHDVPMVAYGPGDSALDHTDEERIDPMEYRTARTLLADAVHRWFALSDLPEGSRR; from the coding sequence ATGACGACGCGGCTGGACCGGCCGGTGACGGGGGGCGCGCGCAGCGGCGCGTCGCCTCTCGGCACGCGGAACACGACCGGCGAGGGCACGGCGGAGAAGCACACGGTCAGGAAGCAGACGATCGAGAAGCAGACGATCGAGAAGCAGACGGCCGGCGAGGCCTCGGCTCAGCCCGGGGCCACCGCCACGGGCAACGCCACAGCCTTGGCCAACCCCTCGGCCACCGCCCCGGTTTCGGGCATCGCCTCGGCCACCGCCCCGGGCACGGCTTCGGCCCCGGGCACGGCCACCGCCCCGGCCTCGGCCACCGCCCCGGGCACGGCTTCGGCCCCGGCCATCGCCACCACCACGACCCCGCCCACCACCACGACCCCGCCCACCACCACGACCCCGCCCACCACCACGACCCCGCCCACCACCTCGGCCCCGCAGGATTCGCCCGTGTCCGTCTCCTCCCGCCCCGTCGTCCGGTCCGTCCGGCCCCTCTACGTCGTCAAGGCCGGCAGTGCCACCCTCGATCGCGGGGGTATCCACAAGGAGCTCGCGGACCTGGTGGCCCGTGGCGCCCGCGTCCTGCTCGTCGCGGGTGGGGCGACCGGGATCGAGCGGCACTACGAGGCGATCGGGCGGCCGATGCCGCACCTGCGGCTGGCCAACGGGGACTCCGTGCGGTACTGCCCGCCGGAGGAGATGACGCATCTCGTCGACGCCTACGAGCGGGTGACCCTGCCCGCCGTGGAGCGGGAGCTGCGGGCGCTGGGGCTGCGGGTGTTCACGTCGGTCGCGGCGCGCGGCGGGCTCGTCACCGGCAGGGCCAACCGGCCGCTCAAGGCGGTGTCCGGCGAGGGACGCACCCTGGTGGTGCGTGATCACCGGGCCGGCGTGCCGACAGACGTCGACGTCGACGGGCTGACCGCGCTGCTGGAGGCGTACGACGTCGTCTGCCTGTCGCCGCCGGTCGCCGACCCGGCCGGCGGGGCGCCGCTGAACGTGGACGCCGACGTGCTCGCCGCCGTGCTGACCGGCGCGCTCGGCGCCGACCATCTGCGGCTGGTCACCGGCACCGCCGGGCTGCTGACCGACCCGGCCGTCCCCGGTTCGACGCTGTACGACGCCTATCCGGGCGAGGGCGCGAAGTACGCGGGCGGCAGGATGCGGCAGAAGGTACGGGCCGCCGAGATCGCCATGAAGGACAGCGGCGCGGACGTCGCCATCACCGGCCCGCACACGATGAGCGAGCCGTCCGGCTGGACCCGGTTCTGGCGTACGAAGGAGCCGGCGGCCGACCTCGGGCTGCTCACCCGGATCGCGTGCGTGCCGTCGGTTTCGCGGGACGAGGCCGAACTCGCCGCGTATCTCGCCGAGTGGTGCCGGGAGCGCGGCATCGACGCCCATGTGGACGAGGCGGGCAACCTCGTCGCCACGCGCGGCGACGGGCCCCGGCGGCTCCTGCTCCTCGGTCACCTCGACACGGTCCCGCACCACTGGCCGGCCGAGTGGCGCGACGGTGAGCTGTGGGCGCGGGGGAGCGTCGACGCCAAGGGCTGTCTGGCGAACTTCCTGGAGGTGCTCGCCCACGCGGACATCCCCGAGGACGCCCAGCTGTGCGTGGTCGGCGCGGTCGAGGAGGAGATCTCCTCCTCCAAGGGCGCCTTCCACGTCCGCGACCGGTACCCGGCCGACGCCGTCGTCATCGGCGAGCCCAGCGGTTCGGGGACCCTGACCCTCGGCTACTTCGGGCTGTTCAAGCTCCGGGTGACCGCCTCCGTGGCCAGCGGCCACTCCGCGGGGATGGACGCCGTGTCCGCGCCGGACCACCTGATCGACGTCCTCGGCCGCATCCGGGCGTCGGTGCTCGCCCAGGCGCCGGACGCGCTCAGCGCGGTCATCGACGTCCGGGTGGAGAACGGGCGGGAGCGCGGCACCGCCACCGGCATCCTCAACTTCCGGGTGCCGCCCAAGGCCGACGTGGAGGCGATCGAGGCCGCCGCGCTGGGCCACGCCGACGACGACGTACGCGTCGAGGTGCTGCGGGCCACCCCCGGGCACGCCGGAGGCCGGTCCAGTGCCCTGGTCAAGGTCTTCACCCGGGCCTTCGCCCAGGCCGGGATCCGCCCCCGCTTCGTGGTGAAGAAGGGCACGTCCGACATGAACACGCTGGCCACCACCTGGCACGACGTGCCGATGGTGGCGTACGGGCCCGGCGACTCCGCGCTCGACCACACCGACGAGGAGCGCATCGACCCCATGGAGTACCGCACCGCCCGCACCCTGCTCGCCGACGCGGTCCACCGGTGGTTCGCCCTGTCCGACCTGCCCGAGGGGAGCCGGCGATGA
- the argC gene encoding N-acetyl-gamma-glutamyl-phosphate reductase, which produces MADIGLSNPSGERIRVAVVGASGYTGGEVIRLLLEHPHVELAFLSAERAAGAAIGAVHPWLRNHPKAGGLKFRPLAELAEIDPVDVAFGCLPTGALPERLPLISAHAKRVLNLGGDFRLRAEDEVRAHYPKTAEHPPLEDFAYYVPELSAEVPDGRFVNLPGCMAVTTIYALYPLFAGAAPLATDRVVVDAKTGSTGGGRGSNEPPAERTGNFRVHKLYGHRHAPEVRQAIADFTGAAVDLRFSTHSLDVARGILVTAYAELRDGVTSLDVKRAYAKAYVGKPFVRVRPAPKAPQDFPMLKAVVGSNVAEVAIAVQGGQVVAVAALDNLIKGAAGQAVQAMNLISGFEETAGLPTTAVSP; this is translated from the coding sequence TTGGCTGACATCGGTCTTTCGAATCCTTCCGGCGAGAGGATCCGCGTCGCCGTCGTCGGCGCCAGCGGATACACCGGCGGCGAGGTCATCCGGCTCCTCCTGGAGCATCCGCACGTCGAACTCGCCTTCCTGTCCGCCGAGCGGGCCGCCGGTGCCGCCATCGGCGCGGTGCACCCGTGGCTGCGCAACCACCCGAAGGCGGGCGGGCTGAAGTTCCGGCCGCTGGCCGAGCTGGCGGAGATCGACCCCGTCGACGTCGCCTTCGGCTGTCTGCCCACCGGGGCGCTGCCCGAGCGGCTGCCGCTGATCTCGGCGCACGCCAAGCGGGTGCTGAACCTGGGCGGCGACTTCCGGCTGCGGGCCGAGGACGAGGTGCGCGCGCACTACCCGAAGACCGCCGAGCACCCGCCGCTGGAGGACTTCGCGTACTACGTACCGGAGTTGAGCGCCGAGGTACCGGACGGGCGGTTCGTGAACCTGCCCGGCTGCATGGCCGTCACGACGATCTACGCGCTCTACCCGCTCTTCGCCGGGGCCGCGCCGCTGGCCACCGACCGGGTCGTCGTCGACGCCAAGACCGGGTCCACGGGCGGCGGACGGGGCAGCAACGAGCCGCCCGCCGAACGCACCGGCAACTTCCGGGTGCACAAGCTGTACGGGCACCGGCACGCGCCCGAGGTCCGGCAGGCCATCGCCGACTTCACCGGCGCGGCCGTGGACCTCCGGTTCTCCACGCACAGCCTGGACGTGGCCCGGGGCATCCTGGTCACCGCGTACGCCGAACTCCGTGACGGCGTCACCTCGTTGGACGTCAAGCGGGCCTACGCCAAGGCGTATGTGGGCAAGCCGTTCGTCCGGGTCCGCCCGGCGCCGAAGGCTCCGCAGGACTTCCCGATGCTCAAGGCGGTCGTCGGCTCGAACGTCGCCGAGGTCGCCATCGCGGTCCAGGGCGGCCAGGTCGTCGCCGTCGCCGCCCTCGACAACCTCATCAAGGGCGCGGCCGGACAGGCTGTCCAGGCGATGAACCTCATCAGCGGTTTCGAGGAGACGGCCGGCCTGCCGACGACGGCGGTGTCGCCATGA